ATAAGTACTATCTATTTTGCAAATATGCTTTGAATTTATGACCTAACTCTTTATGCTGTAAGGCTATCTCATAATTAGCAATTAAAAAACCTAATTTACTACCACAATCATAACGTGTGCCTTTAAATTCATAAGATAAAATTTTCTCATCCTGATCTAATAATTTAGCGATTGCATCAGTTAGTTGAATCTCACCACCTGCGCCCTCTGAGGTTGATTCTAAACACCTAAAAATCTTATTTGGTAATAAGTATCTGCCTACAACTGCATTAGTTGATGGTGCTTTTTGTGGAGCTGGTTTCTCAACAATTGCTTTTATAAGGTTATCATTATCTTTTGCAACAATACCATATGAATCTGTTTCTTCTTTCTTAACTTGTTGGGTTGCGATACAGCCTCTAATGTCAGTGCCTTCTACCGTTTTAACCATTTGCTTTAGCGTACCAGTACCACAATCATGATTATAGATTAAATCATCAGGAAGTATAACGGCAAAATCTTCAATTCCAACCAATGGTTTTGCACATAAAACTGCGTGGCCTAGTCCTAGAGCTTCTGGCTGACGCACAAAGAAAAAACTTACATCTTTGGGAATTATATTTTTTACTAAGTCTAATAGTTCATACTTTTGTTTTTTTTCCAAAGAATATTCTAACTCAAAGTTTCTATCAAAATGATCCTCTAGAGATTTTTTATTTGAGCTAGTAACAAATATTATCTCTTTACAGCCTGCCTCTATAGCTTCTTCAACAGCATACTGGATTAAAGGCTTATCAACAACTGTTAGCATTTCTTTAGGACATGATTTAGTTGCTGGTAAGAATCTAGTTCCCCATCCAGCCACAGGAAACACTGCTTTTTTAATTTTCATTTTAGCTCCTTTGGATTAGCTATTAGCTAGGTTACAATATAATGTGACACAGATATTATAATCCTTAAACGAAATTTTACTCAATGCCTTTGAGAGCCTTTTTAAATCATTAGACCTTTTAACATACAGATCTACCAAAATCTCATCATCCAAATAATATATCGACATCTTTTTATTTAAAATAACACTTTCATCAATATTATTTTCAGCAAAAATCTCTTTTATTTTACTTAATATTTCAACACTAGAAGGCTCAAAATTATCTTGTTTAATAACTCCACTTTCATGGTTTGTAACATCTACATGCACTGTTATATCTTTTATGTTATCAATATTATGATAAATATTACTTTTAACTACCTCAGCGATATAGTGACCTTCTGAGGCAGTGCTAAACTTATCTACTAAGATATGTACATCTAGGACAATTTTTCCTGCCATTTTTCTAGTGCGAAGATAATGAAAGTCTTCAACACCTTGAGTTTTTGCAATTATTGCTTTGATATCTTGACGCGTTTGATCATCAACTCCTTCATCTATAAGTTCTGCTACCGCTGAATAACCCCATTTAACTCCCATTTTGACAATCATTAAGCAGACGATGAATGCAGCTATAGCATCCATCCAAGCAAAGCCTAAAAAAGCTCCAACTAAACCGATTAATACAACTACTGAAGACCACATATCAGAACGACTATGCCAAGCATTAGCTCTTAACATATCAGAGTCAACCTTATTCGCAGCTCTCATTGTATATTGGTAAATAAATTCATTACCTAAAATTGAGAAAATAGCCGCATAAACAGTAAATTTATCTGGTATAACATACTCACCACTAAGCAAATTTCCTAGAGAATGATACACGATCATAAAACCAATAGATATCAGCAATCCTGATAATACCAGTGTTGCTAAAGTCTCTAGTCGCTCATGTCCGTAAGGGTGATTATGGTCTTCACCTTTATTTGCATACTTAGCTGCAAATAAAACCATGAAATCACTTAAAAGATCCGAAAACGAATGTATACCATCAGCAAATAATGCTGGTGAACACCCTATTATACCTATTAAAGTTTTAGATATAGCAAGCAAAGCATTTATAAACATTCCAACAAGAGTAACCTTTTTGGAAATTTGATATCTGTTATCTGACATTTTTAACCTCATATCAGGTTATAAATAGATTTTTAACAAGATGATAATGCTTAGAATAAATAAAGTCTATTGATAATAGTAAAAATATAACTAATCTCTAGTCATAACTAAATTAAATAATAGAATATGTGCAACTATTGAAAATATGAAAGTGCCTAACCACCATGCTATAGGATTATCTAAACCATGAGCTGTAACATAATATGCTGCAAATAAAGATAACATAAACTGTATACTTGCCATTACTAAACCTGGATTCCAACTTTTATGCTTAAATCCTTCAGCAATATGTGTCAGGCAATTGATAATACTAAAAATTATAATCAATAAGCCAAAGCCTAAATTAATAAAGCTCAAAATACCAAAAATCGCAAATGCAAGCCATACCATAAGGATGTTTATCCAAAAGATCTTAATATCTGTTAGTTTCTCTTGACTTACTGGTAATGCCATAACTACACGATTCATAAAATTTTTAAAACCACCAGGAACATAGTGCTCTTCAGTTTGATGAAACAGATATAACGGAATATTAATCAAACCCCAAAAATGTGGATCATATACAGAAAAATTAGTAAATAATAATATCGAAAATAGTATACCAGCCCATGGCGTAATTTTTGCCCAATTTTGATTTCTCGCCAAATAATCTAACATCACATAAACTTTCTTAAGATACTTTTGTACCGATGATATACCATCTTTTATCAAAATTACTATAAATATCTTTAATTTTTTGACAAAAATTGCCTTGCAAAGCTTATAAATATTTGTATAATATACTTCATTA
This Francisella opportunistica DNA region includes the following protein-coding sequences:
- the galU gene encoding UTP--glucose-1-phosphate uridylyltransferase GalU; the protein is MKIKKAVFPVAGWGTRFLPATKSCPKEMLTVVDKPLIQYAVEEAIEAGCKEIIFVTSSNKKSLEDHFDRNFELEYSLEKKQKYELLDLVKNIIPKDVSFFFVRQPEALGLGHAVLCAKPLVGIEDFAVILPDDLIYNHDCGTGTLKQMVKTVEGTDIRGCIATQQVKKEETDSYGIVAKDNDNLIKAIVEKPAPQKAPSTNAVVGRYLLPNKIFRCLESTSEGAGGEIQLTDAIAKLLDQDEKILSYEFKGTRYDCGSKLGFLIANYEIALQHKELGHKFKAYLQNR
- a CDS encoding cation diffusion facilitator family transporter gives rise to the protein MSDNRYQISKKVTLVGMFINALLAISKTLIGIIGCSPALFADGIHSFSDLLSDFMVLFAAKYANKGEDHNHPYGHERLETLATLVLSGLLISIGFMIVYHSLGNLLSGEYVIPDKFTVYAAIFSILGNEFIYQYTMRAANKVDSDMLRANAWHSRSDMWSSVVVLIGLVGAFLGFAWMDAIAAFIVCLMIVKMGVKWGYSAVAELIDEGVDDQTRQDIKAIIAKTQGVEDFHYLRTRKMAGKIVLDVHILVDKFSTASEGHYIAEVVKSNIYHNIDNIKDITVHVDVTNHESGVIKQDNFEPSSVEILSKIKEIFAENNIDESVILNKKMSIYYLDDEILVDLYVKRSNDLKRLSKALSKISFKDYNICVTLYCNLANS
- a CDS encoding HXXEE domain-containing protein, with the translated sequence MIKDGISSVQKYLKKVYVMLDYLARNQNWAKITPWAGILFSILLFTNFSVYDPHFWGLINIPLYLFHQTEEHYVPGGFKNFMNRVVMALPVSQEKLTDIKIFWINILMVWLAFAIFGILSFINLGFGLLIIIFSIINCLTHIAEGFKHKSWNPGLVMASIQFMLSLFAAYYVTAHGLDNPIAWWLGTFIFSIVAHILLFNLVMTRD